A genome region from Methanobacterium aggregans includes the following:
- a CDS encoding ATP-binding protein, translated as MFRLSNICQRFEAEDYVMEDLISDIYIEINRLLDISTLYGFDKNLWHNYLAFILFMTENPFTLVSEKVGTNEGTVNKFARNDFGIFKQLFDYDFSKIEKELDIDCFTIITNYNAVVKSEQIFNKSVSEKVQKLSYAIEQAKDDEELYKIVTDFYKAYGVGELGLNKAFRISTDDKSGILCPITTTSDMILDDLVGYESQKKELVQNTEAFVEGRKANNVLLYGDAGTGKSASIKAILNQYYSRGLRMIEVHKHEFKELPKVIAAIKNRNYRFIIYMDDLSFEEFEIEYKYLKVVMEGGLETKPENVLIYATSNRRHLIRETWSDNSDMSQDELHRSETVNEKLSLAARFGVTIGYYNPQRKEYFNIVTTLARRHPEIKLADEELRSAASKWEMRHGGMSGRTAQQFIDSLLGALDPS; from the coding sequence TTGTTTAGATTATCCAATATCTGCCAACGATTTGAGGCAGAGGACTATGTGATGGAAGATCTGATTTCAGATATTTATATCGAAATCAATCGTCTGCTTGATATTTCAACGCTTTATGGCTTTGACAAAAATTTGTGGCACAATTATCTGGCTTTTATTCTATTCATGACTGAAAACCCCTTTACCCTTGTTTCGGAAAAAGTTGGAACCAACGAAGGTACCGTAAATAAATTTGCCAGGAACGATTTTGGCATCTTCAAGCAATTGTTTGACTACGACTTTTCTAAAATAGAAAAGGAACTGGACATTGACTGCTTTACGATTATCACGAATTATAATGCTGTGGTGAAAAGTGAACAGATCTTCAACAAGAGCGTAAGTGAAAAAGTTCAAAAACTCAGTTATGCCATTGAACAGGCTAAAGATGACGAGGAGCTATACAAAATCGTTACAGATTTCTACAAAGCATATGGTGTTGGAGAATTGGGACTAAATAAAGCTTTTCGTATTTCAACTGATGATAAGTCCGGAATCCTTTGCCCCATCACAACGACCAGTGACATGATACTGGATGATCTGGTTGGCTATGAATCCCAAAAGAAAGAACTGGTGCAGAATACAGAAGCCTTCGTTGAAGGGCGCAAAGCAAACAACGTTCTTCTCTATGGTGATGCCGGCACTGGCAAATCTGCAAGCATAAAGGCAATCCTAAATCAGTATTACAGCCGCGGTCTCCGCATGATAGAGGTCCACAAACACGAATTCAAGGAACTACCAAAGGTCATTGCAGCCATAAAAAACAGAAACTATCGTTTTATAATTTATATGGACGATCTGTCTTTTGAAGAGTTCGAAATTGAGTATAAATATTTGAAGGTAGTTATGGAGGGTGGTTTAGAGACAAAACCTGAAAACGTACTCATCTATGCAACATCCAACAGGCGCCATTTGATCCGGGAAACTTGGAGTGATAATTCGGATATGTCCCAGGATGAACTGCATCGTTCCGAGACTGTGAATGAAAAACTATCCCTGGCGGCGCGGTTCGGCGTGACAATTGGTTACTACAATCCCCAGAGGAAAGAATATTTCAACATAGTCACAACGCTTGCAAGGCGACACCCTGAAATCAAACTGGCAGATGAAGAACTGAGATCGGCAGCAAGTAAATGGGAAATGCGTCATGGTGGAATGTCAGGACGTACAGCACAGCAGTTCATAGATTCATTGCTTGGAGCTCTTGATCCATCTTGA
- a CDS encoding type 1 glutamine amidotransferase family protein produces the protein MRTAYLLVFNGLSDWEPGLAVAEINKSRDYTVKTVGFNEDTIVTMGGVSIIPDCTIDEIDYSNAAIIILPGGEMWENDPVTDLVPVVEKFIKKGIPVAAICGTTVFLARHGFLEDIKHTSNGKSYLQNLVGKYKGNDLYVNKPSVSDNGIITANGIASLEFARDVLGELGVYDKDTLNVWYDFFKNPQLNE, from the coding sequence ATGAGAACAGCATATCTATTGGTATTTAACGGTTTATCTGATTGGGAACCCGGCTTAGCAGTGGCTGAAATCAACAAATCACGAGATTATACTGTAAAAACAGTTGGTTTCAACGAAGACACCATAGTGACCATGGGCGGGGTTTCTATAATTCCAGATTGCACCATTGATGAAATTGATTACAGTAATGCTGCTATTATCATTTTGCCAGGTGGAGAAATGTGGGAAAACGATCCAGTGACGGATCTGGTTCCTGTGGTTGAAAAATTCATAAAGAAGGGTATACCCGTTGCAGCCATCTGTGGAACAACTGTTTTTTTAGCCAGACACGGATTTCTTGAGGACATCAAACACACCAGTAATGGGAAATCATACCTTCAGAACTTAGTAGGAAAATATAAGGGTAATGATCTGTACGTTAACAAGCCCTCTGTTTCTGATAATGGGATAATTACCGCCAATGGAATTGCTTCTCTGGAATTTGCCAGAGATGTGCTTGGTGAACTTGGTGTTTATGATAAGGATACCTTAAACGTGTGGTATGATTTTTTTAAAAATCCACAGTTGAATGAATAA
- a CDS encoding beta strand repeat-containing protein — MFSFGVSAVSAAGTDNSTIYVNTQGDDTWDGLSPVYNTTSGPKKTITNATGTVAVNGTVHIAQGTYNESGININQNMTITGENQDNTIINGQQSGNSIFYVGPGITVTITNLTLRNSTAFNGGAIYNQGNLTVTNCTLTGNTATNYGGAIYNEGSLTVTNSTLTGNTASNGGAITNMNGNLTVTSTIINNNVANDGGAISNYGNLTVTNSLINNNSAASYGGAIENYGTLTLTKSTLTGNSASSSGGAIFNAMMGTSTVTNCTLTGNSASFTGGAIFNGGGSSVTVTNSTLTGNTATNYGGAIYTYGDVRVTNCTLKNNTARNNGGAICNDGGNVTVTNSTLSKNNATNGGAIFNSYYLTLTVTNCTLAGNSATNGGAIYNRNYQVTVVSFSSIVNNTASLGSAIYNEYGVIDAKYNWWGSNDPVWANLIYQMSNPINWLYMTINTTPTIINNTQSSLVTVSFNNVCDGTTFTSFDPSTGHILDGTLVTYSSTLGSFNPATATTVNGIATSIFTAKHGGTGNLNATTDNQTVMQLLTVNPVSYLYLNTTTSKKNPTAGETFILTYKLGNSGPDAASNVTITIPVPENFEISKISGDGSWIYNETMRTITWTLVNVPKGDPYLYITGKTTRAGVYSFGSSITSDTYNINTEGVTPLTINAASSTNTNSTTDNTASVNAASNTVTMQNTGMPIAGLVLAILAVLGGMFTPRKK; from the coding sequence TTGTTCTCTTTTGGTGTTAGTGCTGTAAGTGCAGCTGGTACAGATAATTCCACAATCTATGTTAATACACAAGGAGATGACACATGGGATGGATTATCTCCAGTTTATAATACTACAAGCGGGCCAAAAAAGACTATAACAAATGCCACAGGCACGGTAGCAGTAAATGGAACAGTTCACATAGCACAGGGAACCTATAATGAATCTGGAATAAACATCAACCAGAACATGACCATCACGGGTGAAAACCAGGACAACACTATAATCAACGGACAACAAAGTGGAAACAGTATATTCTACGTAGGACCTGGAATAACAGTTACCATAACCAACCTAACACTAAGAAACAGCACTGCATTTAATGGTGGAGCGATCTACAATCAGGGTAATTTAACAGTGACAAACTGCACACTCACAGGCAACACTGCAACAAATTATGGTGGAGCAATCTACAATGAGGGTAGTTTAACAGTTACAAATTCCACATTAACAGGCAACACCGCAAGTAATGGTGGAGCAATTACTAATATGAATGGTAATTTAACAGTAACAAGCACCATAATTAACAACAACGTAGCCAATGATGGTGGAGCAATCAGCAATTATGGTAATTTAACAGTAACAAACTCCCTAATTAACAACAACAGTGCAGCATCTTACGGTGGAGCCATAGAAAATTATGGAACTTTAACTTTAACTAAAAGCACACTCACAGGCAACAGTGCATCATCTTCCGGTGGAGCGATCTTCAATGCGATGATGGGTACTTCAACAGTTACAAACTGTACACTCACAGGCAACAGTGCATCATTTACCGGTGGAGCAATCTTCAATGGTGGTGGTAGTAGTGTAACAGTTACAAATTCCACACTCACAGGCAACACTGCAACAAATTATGGTGGAGCGATCTACACTTATGGTGATGTAAGAGTTACAAACTGCACACTTAAGAACAACACTGCAAGAAATAATGGTGGAGCAATCTGCAATGATGGAGGTAATGTAACAGTTACAAATTCCACACTTAGTAAGAACAATGCAACAAATGGTGGAGCAATCTTCAATAGCTATTATCTTACTTTAACAGTTACAAACTGCACACTCGCAGGCAACAGCGCAACAAATGGTGGAGCGATCTACAATCGTAACTATCAGGTTACGGTTGTTAGTTTTAGTAGTATCGTGAATAACACTGCAAGTCTTGGTAGTGCTATTTATAATGAATATGGTGTTATAGATGCTAAGTACAATTGGTGGGGTTCTAATGATCCTGTGTGGGCAAATCTCATATATCAAATGTCAAATCCCATAAACTGGTTATACATGACAATAAATACAACACCAACTATTATTAACAACACTCAAAGCAGTTTAGTCACAGTTAGCTTCAACAACGTCTGTGATGGCACTACGTTTACTTCATTCGATCCTAGTACAGGTCACATACTTGATGGAACACTTGTAACCTACAGCAGTACTTTGGGAAGTTTCAATCCTGCAACCGCCACAACGGTTAATGGTATTGCAACATCAATATTCACTGCAAAACACGGAGGAACAGGTAATCTCAATGCAACTACAGATAATCAAACAGTTATGCAGCTCTTAACTGTGAATCCTGTATCGTACCTGTACTTGAACACTACAACATCCAAAAAGAACCCAACTGCTGGTGAAACCTTTATATTGACCTATAAATTGGGTAACAGTGGACCAGATGCTGCAAGTAACGTGACCATAACCATACCTGTACCTGAGAACTTTGAAATATCCAAGATATCTGGTGATGGTAGTTGGATCTACAATGAAACGATGAGAACGATAACCTGGACATTAGTGAACGTTCCAAAGGGTGATCCTTACCTTTACATCACAGGAAAAACCACAAGAGCAGGAGTCTACTCATTTGGTTCATCAATAACTTCAGATACCTACAACATCAACACAGAGGGCGTAACTCCATTAACCATCAATGCAGCAAGCAGTACAAATACAAACAGCACAACAGACAACACAGCCTCAGTGAACGCAGCAAGCAACACAGTAACAATGCAGAATACAGGTATGCCAATAGCAGGACTAGTACTGGCTATTCTAGCTGTTCTTGGAGGAATGTTCACACCAAGAAAAAAATAA
- a CDS encoding winged helix-turn-helix domain-containing protein has protein sequence MKAEVDSATEITELKSKLDLMHRDIKRMMENSNKEYLDLMLKNLKKDFLNCITAHISEDIENSLERGMVEKCQMRETCKSKFTELLERNADLIKQDKVPETQVTESKGELNNLRAEAPFNKCDVCFLEVTDVFEKQLKLMRSLHIYNGPEEIKMDISDISEDILVRDVFEPLSNRQRLQIMKAVAVETKTFTSLSQLTGLRGGNLIFHIQKLLDSNMIIQRHERGDYMITEKGYKILKTVSQIGCMFEDAPEPETLKA, from the coding sequence ATGAAAGCAGAAGTTGACAGTGCCACTGAGATCACTGAGTTAAAATCCAAGCTGGATCTCATGCACAGGGATATAAAGCGGATGATGGAAAATTCCAACAAAGAATACCTTGATCTCATGCTAAAAAACCTTAAAAAGGATTTTTTAAACTGCATAACTGCCCATATTTCAGAGGACATTGAAAACAGCCTTGAGAGGGGAATGGTTGAGAAGTGCCAGATGAGGGAAACCTGCAAATCCAAGTTCACAGAGCTTCTGGAAAGGAATGCTGACCTAATAAAACAGGATAAAGTTCCAGAGACCCAAGTAACCGAGTCCAAAGGGGAATTGAATAATTTAAGGGCTGAAGCACCCTTCAATAAATGTGATGTCTGCTTTTTGGAGGTTACAGATGTCTTTGAAAAACAGCTGAAACTCATGCGATCCCTACACATTTACAACGGGCCCGAAGAGATTAAAATGGATATATCTGACATATCAGAGGATATTCTGGTCAGGGATGTCTTTGAACCCCTCTCAAACAGGCAGAGACTTCAGATAATGAAGGCAGTTGCAGTGGAAACCAAAACCTTCACATCCTTATCCCAGCTCACAGGATTAAGGGGAGGAAACCTTATTTTCCACATTCAAAAGCTCCTGGATAGCAATATGATAATTCAGAGACATGAACGCGGTGATTACATGATCACAGAGAAGGGCTACAAAATCCTGAAGACAGTATCCCAAATTGGATGCATGTTTGAGGATGCTCCAGAGCCTGAAACATTAAAAGCATAA
- a CDS encoding ATP-binding protein, whose product MKRDVIRINEEKCTGCGDCIPGCPEGALQVIDGKARLISDLFCDGLGACIGTCPQGAIEIEEREAEPYDESKVMENIVKAGPNVIKAHLKHLNDHGEKNLLKQAIHVLNNKGIDVPDYEEETLACGCPGSMTQDLTKTRSENVETSVKISPELGNWPIQLQLLNPNVPYLKHADLLIAADCAPFAYPNFHQRFLRDKVLIIFCPKLDQTIDQYVDKLAEIFKKQDIKSISIVHMEVPCCSGIEVVVKRALEKAQKNIIIKDYTISINGEII is encoded by the coding sequence ATGAAGAGAGATGTTATCAGGATCAACGAGGAAAAGTGCACAGGTTGTGGAGATTGCATTCCAGGATGTCCCGAGGGAGCCCTGCAGGTAATAGATGGAAAGGCCAGACTCATCAGCGACCTCTTCTGCGACGGGTTAGGGGCCTGCATTGGAACCTGCCCCCAGGGAGCAATAGAAATTGAGGAGAGAGAAGCAGAACCCTACGATGAGTCAAAAGTCATGGAAAATATTGTAAAAGCCGGACCCAATGTTATAAAGGCCCATCTGAAGCACCTCAATGATCACGGAGAGAAAAATCTTCTAAAGCAGGCAATTCATGTTTTAAATAATAAAGGCATTGATGTACCTGATTACGAAGAAGAGACATTAGCATGTGGCTGTCCAGGATCAATGACTCAGGATTTAACTAAAACACGGTCTGAAAATGTTGAAACTTCTGTGAAAATCAGTCCAGAACTTGGAAACTGGCCAATACAGCTCCAGCTTCTAAACCCAAACGTCCCCTACCTGAAACATGCGGATCTGTTGATAGCTGCTGACTGCGCACCATTTGCCTACCCCAACTTCCATCAGAGGTTTTTAAGGGACAAAGTTCTCATAATATTCTGTCCAAAGCTTGATCAGACCATAGACCAGTACGTTGATAAACTGGCTGAAATCTTCAAGAAGCAGGACATAAAATCCATCTCAATAGTGCACATGGAGGTTCCATGCTGTTCAGGTATTGAGGTTGTAGTTAAAAGGGCATTGGAAAAGGCCCAGAAGAACATTATCATCAAGGATTACACTATTTCCATAAATGGGGAAATAATATAG
- a CDS encoding VOC family protein gives MSKVVHFEIPAEDMERASKFYENVFGWEITKWEGPFDYWLVKTGEEDEPGIGGAIMPKESGDVIRNAISVDSYEEFAKKIEMEGGKMLTEKMGVPGIGYTGSFQDTEGNILLIVEFKVE, from the coding sequence ATGTCAAAGGTTGTACACTTTGAGATACCTGCAGAGGATATGGAGAGAGCTTCTAAGTTCTATGAAAATGTGTTTGGATGGGAGATCACAAAATGGGAGGGTCCCTTTGATTATTGGCTCGTAAAAACTGGAGAAGAGGATGAGCCCGGTATTGGTGGGGCCATAATGCCCAAGGAATCAGGTGATGTAATCAGGAACGCCATCAGTGTTGATTCCTACGAGGAATTTGCCAAGAAAATTGAGATGGAAGGTGGAAAAATGCTCACTGAAAAAATGGGAGTTCCAGGTATTGGCTACACTGGATCCTTTCAGGATACAGAGGGGAACATCCTCCTGATAGTGGAGTTTAAGGTGGAGTGA
- a CDS encoding ArsR/SmtB family transcription factor produces the protein MKIESDDGTCEVKCIHKDSVMEVKSKMLSEETFQSIASDFKMLGDPTRVKILHALSKKELCVCDLAALLGMTDSAVSHQLRLLRERNMVKFQKKGKMAYYQLADQHVIQLIKMESEHARECR, from the coding sequence ATGAAGATTGAAAGTGATGATGGAACCTGTGAAGTTAAGTGCATACACAAAGACTCAGTCATGGAAGTTAAATCCAAAATGTTAAGTGAAGAAACCTTCCAGAGCATAGCTTCAGATTTTAAGATGCTTGGAGATCCAACCAGGGTTAAAATACTCCATGCCCTATCTAAAAAGGAGCTTTGTGTCTGTGATCTTGCAGCCCTACTTGGTATGACTGATTCTGCAGTATCTCACCAGCTACGCCTACTTCGAGAGAGGAACATGGTTAAATTCCAGAAAAAAGGAAAAATGGCCTACTATCAACTTGCAGATCAACACGTTATACAGTTAATAAAGATGGAGTCAGAACATGCCAGAGAATGCCGATAA
- a CDS encoding heavy metal translocating P-type ATPase, which produces MPENADKHENHTSCSCSCQEDVFEERESIWNRKNIAIITSSAVLLTIGILLENFTGHQLIAQVLFLMVVLISGYEIIKEGIEELLGGEFSIDLLITIAAVGAFLIGHGVEGASVVFLFFIAEFLESYAGERARNSMASLLKIAPETATVKKGDSEEVLHAHEVEVGNMVVVKPGDKIPLDGIVINGASSVNQAPITGESMPVGKYPGLTVFAGTINQEGYLEIEVTKRSTETVISRIIELVKESQKNKSKTEAFITRFARYYTPTVILAAAVVATVPPLIFGLSFEEWFYRALVLLVVSCPCALAISTPVSMVSGITSATKNGVLIKGGQFIEEMQNVKLMVFDKTGTLTEGKLEVTDVKSFNNHSQREVLEVAASLESRSKHPLAEPILKMAQKEKISLKDVSDFKSIAGKGITGKIDDKIFYAGKNSMMDGLEVPGSDVTEFEENGKTVVLIADHHHVIGLIGLRDKIRENAEKTVQKLKNQGIKTVMLTGDNEGTARAVSSQIGIDKYYSGLLPEDKVRIVEKLLEEGQVGMVGDGVNDAPALAKSNVGIAMGAAGSDVAIETADVALMHDDLSKLNYMMKLSKKTMAIVKENVTVSILVKSSFAVLAVFGFVTLWMAVAFGDMGLSLAVILNALRIGNGKIVN; this is translated from the coding sequence ATGCCAGAGAATGCCGATAAACATGAAAACCACACATCCTGCAGCTGTTCCTGCCAGGAAGATGTGTTTGAAGAAAGGGAATCCATATGGAACAGAAAAAACATCGCAATAATCACAAGCAGCGCAGTTCTACTCACCATTGGTATTCTCCTTGAAAACTTCACAGGCCACCAACTAATTGCACAGGTCCTTTTTCTCATGGTTGTTCTAATTTCAGGATACGAAATCATAAAGGAAGGGATTGAGGAACTTTTAGGGGGAGAATTCAGCATAGACCTCCTCATTACCATTGCAGCAGTAGGGGCATTTTTAATTGGACACGGTGTGGAAGGGGCATCTGTGGTCTTTTTGTTTTTCATAGCAGAGTTTTTAGAAAGTTATGCCGGTGAAAGGGCAAGAAATTCCATGGCTTCCTTGCTGAAGATAGCACCTGAAACTGCAACTGTAAAAAAAGGTGACAGTGAAGAGGTTCTTCATGCCCACGAGGTTGAGGTTGGGAACATGGTGGTTGTGAAGCCTGGAGACAAGATACCCCTTGATGGAATCGTTATAAATGGTGCATCATCAGTTAACCAGGCACCAATAACAGGTGAAAGCATGCCCGTTGGAAAGTATCCGGGACTAACTGTTTTTGCAGGTACCATCAACCAGGAGGGTTATCTGGAAATTGAGGTAACCAAAAGGTCCACTGAAACTGTAATATCCAGGATAATAGAGCTTGTCAAAGAGTCCCAGAAAAACAAGTCAAAAACAGAGGCTTTCATAACTCGTTTCGCCCGCTACTACACGCCCACAGTGATACTGGCAGCAGCAGTTGTTGCAACGGTCCCACCATTAATATTCGGACTTTCCTTTGAAGAATGGTTTTACAGGGCCCTGGTTCTCCTGGTTGTTTCATGTCCATGTGCACTTGCAATATCAACACCTGTATCCATGGTTTCAGGTATAACTTCCGCAACAAAAAACGGGGTTCTCATAAAAGGGGGACAGTTCATAGAAGAAATGCAGAACGTAAAGCTCATGGTCTTCGATAAAACAGGAACCCTGACAGAGGGCAAGCTTGAGGTAACAGATGTGAAGAGCTTCAACAACCACTCCCAAAGGGAGGTTCTGGAGGTGGCAGCATCCTTGGAATCCCGATCCAAACACCCCCTTGCAGAACCCATCCTGAAAATGGCTCAAAAGGAAAAGATCTCCCTTAAAGATGTTTCAGACTTCAAATCAATAGCAGGAAAGGGAATAACAGGTAAAATTGATGATAAAATATTTTATGCAGGTAAAAACTCCATGATGGATGGGCTGGAAGTTCCAGGTTCTGATGTAACAGAATTTGAAGAAAATGGGAAAACAGTGGTCTTAATTGCAGATCATCACCATGTAATTGGATTAATTGGATTAAGGGATAAAATACGGGAAAATGCAGAGAAAACAGTTCAAAAACTTAAAAATCAGGGAATAAAAACTGTGATGCTCACAGGAGATAACGAAGGAACAGCCAGGGCAGTTTCATCCCAGATAGGGATTGATAAGTATTACTCTGGACTTCTGCCTGAGGACAAGGTAAGGATAGTTGAAAAACTCCTTGAGGAGGGGCAGGTTGGAATGGTTGGTGATGGTGTGAACGATGCTCCTGCACTTGCAAAGTCCAACGTGGGCATAGCAATGGGTGCTGCAGGTTCTGATGTTGCCATTGAAACAGCTGATGTGGCTCTGATGCATGATGACCTTTCCAAGCTCAACTACATGATGAAGCTCAGCAAAAAAACCATGGCTATTGTTAAAGAGAATGTTACAGTATCCATCCTTGTTAAAAGTTCATTTGCAGTACTTGCAGTATTTGGATTTGTGACGCTCTGGATGGCAGTTGCCTTTGGAGATATGGGTCTGAGTCTGGCTGTTATACTAAACGCCCTGAGGATAGGCAACGGAAAAATAGTGAATTAA
- a CDS encoding transglutaminase domain-containing protein, with amino-acid sequence MDRKNLIIAGGLICACLVSVFIFFSSDSNSVYGMIDPFLEYNVDNASFNNSTPELTGASTAIINFKTFVNGITPVAIYNYVSHEINWHLFKKDSSYQKGTYSQSNYYINWANDIKNDKKNYPQLNTNQQKGEAVFNYVYYHVVTKWHVHYNTCCPIQDVAKYHEANCAETARIVYNLCLAVGIPKEDVRYVHSVLQHHYWVQICCDGNWINVDVSHAADDTYQVTKFGLSEPASDVQVVSESQVA; translated from the coding sequence ATGGACAGAAAAAATTTAATAATTGCTGGCGGTTTAATATGTGCTTGTTTAGTTTCTGTTTTCATATTCTTCTCATCTGATTCGAATTCAGTATATGGAATGATTGATCCATTCCTAGAATATAATGTAGATAATGCTTCTTTTAATAATTCGACTCCGGAATTAACAGGGGCATCAACAGCAATAATAAATTTTAAAACTTTTGTTAATGGAATTACACCAGTAGCTATTTATAATTATGTTTCGCATGAGATTAATTGGCATTTATTTAAAAAGGATAGCAGTTATCAAAAAGGTACATATTCACAATCGAATTATTATATAAACTGGGCAAATGATATCAAAAATGACAAAAAAAATTATCCTCAACTAAATACTAATCAACAAAAAGGGGAAGCTGTCTTTAATTATGTATATTATCATGTTGTAACAAAATGGCATGTGCATTATAACACATGTTGTCCTATTCAGGATGTGGCCAAATATCATGAAGCAAACTGCGCGGAAACTGCTAGAATTGTTTACAACCTTTGTCTAGCTGTGGGTATACCAAAAGAAGACGTTCGATATGTACATAGTGTACTCCAACATCATTATTGGGTGCAGATATGTTGTGATGGTAATTGGATAAATGTTGATGTATCACATGCGGCTGATGACACGTATCAAGTTACTAAATTTGGATTATCTGAGCCTGCGAGTGATGTGCAAGTTGTATCAGAGAGTCAAGTTGCATAA
- the rbr gene encoding rubrerythrin — MKKTLENLSKAFIGESQARNRYTFYSKTAKKEGYEQLAEIFLVTAENEREHAKWLFRLIQELKEDSGEDLEALVVEAEAPLVLGTTAENLIAAIAGEHYEYSEMYPEFADVAEKEGLKEVAVRLRAIGHAEEHHEERYKKLLEEVEAGTMLKKDEEVKWICRKCGYVHTGMEPPEKCPACDHPTKYYEILCEEY, encoded by the coding sequence ATGAAAAAAACCTTAGAAAACCTAAGCAAAGCATTCATAGGTGAAAGTCAGGCAAGGAACAGGTACACTTTCTACTCCAAGACAGCGAAGAAGGAAGGATATGAACAGTTAGCTGAAATATTCCTTGTAACTGCTGAAAATGAGCGTGAACATGCTAAATGGCTCTTCAGATTAATACAGGAACTTAAAGAAGATTCTGGTGAAGATCTGGAGGCGTTGGTTGTTGAAGCTGAAGCACCCCTTGTACTGGGAACAACAGCTGAAAACCTCATAGCTGCAATAGCAGGTGAACATTATGAGTACAGTGAAATGTACCCTGAATTTGCAGATGTGGCAGAGAAGGAGGGTCTTAAAGAAGTTGCAGTCAGGTTAAGGGCAATAGGTCATGCAGAGGAACATCATGAGGAACGCTACAAGAAACTTTTAGAGGAAGTTGAAGCCGGAACCATGTTGAAAAAGGATGAAGAGGTTAAATGGATTTGCCGTAAATGTGGATACGTTCACACAGGAATGGAACCACCAGAAAAATGTCCTGCATGCGACCATCCAACCAAGTACTATGAGATTCTATGCGAGGAATATTAA
- a CDS encoding desulfoferrodoxin produces the protein MERGQIYRCNVCGNIVELIHVGGGNLTCCGTEMELLSEEPKDVGAEKHVPIIEKIEKGFKVKVGSVPHPMEETHFIEWIELKSGDEVYKKFLKPGDAPEAEFEVEDAGDVKAREYCTVHGLWRS, from the coding sequence TTGGAAAGGGGACAGATTTACAGGTGCAACGTTTGTGGAAACATTGTTGAACTCATCCATGTTGGTGGAGGAAACCTGACATGTTGTGGAACTGAAATGGAACTATTGAGTGAGGAACCAAAGGATGTTGGGGCAGAAAAACACGTTCCAATTATAGAAAAAATTGAAAAGGGCTTCAAAGTTAAAGTGGGCTCAGTACCACACCCAATGGAAGAAACCCATTTCATCGAGTGGATAGAGCTCAAATCTGGAGATGAAGTGTACAAAAAATTCCTGAAACCTGGAGATGCTCCAGAGGCAGAATTTGAAGTGGAAGATGCAGGGGATGTGAAGGCAAGGGAGTACTGCACAGTCCATGGGCTCTGGAGATCCTAA